Within the Drosophila melanogaster chromosome 3R genome, the region ATAGAGAAGCACTGTTGGTTAccacatataatatatatgtgcaCAAGTTGGTTGTACGTTTCACTTGATATTCACTGCATTCGTTACAAAAACACACAACGAGCGTCGGAATTGGGGTTAAACAAATTGGAAAACAAACGGAGTTCAATAACAATGAGTTTCATGCGAttgaaaattacttttttggttttctttgttttacaGAAAAAGCGCGAATTAAATGTTGCGTCCATCAAGCACGAAGGATAAACTCTTTCTGATTGAAAAGTAAGCGAAATGAGGAAATTCCCTTCAGCTGGCGAGAGCTTTTCCCATTAGAGCTTTCCTCTCTCAGTTGCTCTCAGTTGAGAGAGATTATTATCCTGCGTGTGTCAGAATTTGTGCAGTGAAATTCCAAGGAAAGCCGCACAAGAATAAGGAACAGAGAGCAacgagagagcgagagagagagagagcaaagCCGGTGGAAGGAGGCAACTACTGAACCCACCACAAACCATCCCCCTCAGCAGCATCCGCTCTCCTCCTGCCAATATAAACAACCATTTGGGATCTGTTTCCAGCTCTGTGTGAGTGCGCTATATGCtagataaacaaaatattaggGGTGTATAATGAATGCTTGAGGGTTTTTTGGAAGTTGCCCGCTGCTCCACTTGGTGACAAATTGCTGAAATCTAGTCGAAGTGCGAAtacgcttttgttgtttttgtacGCAATGTAATGGAATTTTGTGACTGCAATgtagaaaaacaaataatatattcCTTAAATCATCccaaatgaaacaaataaaagtacAAAGAAAATTAGAAATATTCAATCATACATAGAAACATttgataataaaataaatcttgCACAGCAATTAACTAATCGTAAACAAaacattaatataatttcttttaaaaatatttttcggcTAGAATAGATAAATTTGCTCAAAATTTAAGCCTTTATTTTAAGATCTATAACTTCGTTGCCCTCCATATCCTGGTTATTGGGCGTATCATTTGGATCCAACAAGTCACCGTCAAAACTGAAATCACCTCAAATTCAGTGGATTGTCTCTACTTTTTCCAGCTTTTAGTACTTACAACAATTTAATGGTTCGGGGATCACAGTTCAACTCCTCAGCACACttaataaatatgattttgaaattatcagTTTTCTTCATGGGTATCACCAAAGGATGCTTCCATTTATCCGCCTGTACTTTAACTTGAAACTTCTTAGGTTTCCGGCAAAGAGCTTCTGGATTGTAGTCAATTTTAGCAGCCacgttgttattattgtgACTCTTTGTTGGATGGCCAGCTGTTAAATAGTTgagaaattttcaaataataatatatatctGAATAGAGGACACCTACTGAGCGTATGAAATGATTTGAGACCAATGCTGTGCGGCGTATCCTCAGGTCCAACGAAGTTATAGTACATATCCACCGTTATATCATTCTCATCTATCCCATTGCGTGATGCTAACTCCTTGAACAGATGCTTAAACTTTTGGTGCTGCCGCAATTTATAAATCTGGATCTCGCCAAGCctgcataaaaatatttatattaatcaCGAAAAAggataaatatattaaaacttACCACGACAAAGCTACTTCTATTGTGGGATTATCgttatcaaaaatattttcttcctCTACGACAGGAGGAGCCTCCTTTTCACCCTCGTCTTCAGAGTCTAGATTAACCTGTGAAGAAATAAGTATAATATTAGCCTTATTGAATAGTACAACTTCTTTCTAGGGACTTACAAATCCCTCCACTCGGGGAGCGACCGCAGATACCAGATCAATACTGTCCACCACTTTGGAACGGGCTGCAACTTCGGCCAACGTCCACCGTCTGCTAATGTGCTCATTGTTCTGCTACAAATATGAAGAGATTAGAAAATACCCAAGATctctattcgaaatttcaaaCATACACCTACAATGCTTGGCAATGAGACCTCCATCGAAGCAGAGTTGCTGGTTGTGGTTGTTAGAGATGTTCTCTTTTTTTGGCCGCGCTTCTTTGGTTTCGTCTGTGTGGGCACCTCCACAGTCGGTGAAACAGGTGGTGGCGCCATTTCTGACCTATT harbors:
- the Rad60 gene encoding Rad60, isoform D: MSDDDCDIFSAARKRIPEIALPKNPYNLGNDSFSKEVDYDFIEDLPKKSTKTGKRKNPAATRKNPPKSQDDASPPKQAEHKAVEPEEDMRTERSLSPVSLLILEMEKKNGQQSDVEKHAKENDVGPVARRTRSSLNRSEMAPPPVSPTVEVPTQTKPKKRGQKKRTSLTTTTSNSASMEVSLPSIVGQNNEHISRRWTLAEVAARSKVVDSIDLVSAVAPRVEGFVNLDSEDEGEKEAPPVVEEENIFDNDNPTIEVALSWLGEIQIYKLRQHQKFKHLFKELASRNGIDENDITVDMYYNFVGPEDTPHSIGLKSFHTLTGHPTKSHNNNNVAAKIDYNPEALCRKPKKFQVKVQADKWKHPLVIPMKKTDNFKIIFIKCAEELNCDPRTIKLFFDGDLLDPNDTPNNQDMEGNEVIDLKIKA
- the Rad60 gene encoding Rad60, isoform C, with the translated sequence MSDDDCDIFSAARKRIPEIALPKNPYNLGNDSFSKEVDYDFIEDLPKKSTKTGKRKNPAATRKNPPKSQDDASPPKQAEHKAVEPEEDMRTERSLSPVSLLILEMEKKNGQQSDVEKHAKENDVGPVARRTRSSLNRSEMAPPPVSPTVEVPTQTKPKKRGQKKRTSLTTTTSNSASMEVSLPSIQNNEHISRRWTLAEVAARSKVVDSIDLVSAVAPRVEGFVNLDSEDEGEKEAPPVVEEENIFDNDNPTIEVALSWLGEIQIYKLRQHQKFKHLFKELASRNGIDENDITVDMYYNFVGPEDTPHSIGLKSFHTLTGHPTKSHNNNNVAAKIDYNPEALCRKPKKFQVKVQADKWKHPLVIPMKKTDNFKIIFIKCAEELNCDPRTIKLFFDGDLLDPNDTPNNQDMEGNEVIDLKIKA
- the Rad60 gene encoding Rad60, isoform E, translated to MSDDDCDIFSAARKRIPEIALPKNPYNLGNDSFSKEVDYDFIEDLPKKSTKTGKRKNPAATRKNPPKSQDDASPPKQAEHKAVEPEEDMRTERSLSPVSLLILEMEKKNGQQSDVEKHAKENDVGPVARRTRSSLNRSEMAPPPVSPTVEVPTQTKPKKRGQKKRTSLTTTTSNSASMEVSLPSIVGNNEHISRRWTLAEVAARSKVVDSIDLVSAVAPRVEGFVNLDSEDEGEKEAPPVVEEENIFDNDNPTIEVALSWLGEIQIYKLRQHQKFKHLFKELASRNGIDENDITVDMYYNFVGPEDTPHSIGLKSFHTLTGHPTKSHNNNNVAAKIDYNPEALCRKPKKFQVKVQADKWKHPLVIPMKKTDNFKIIFIKCAEELNCDPRTIKLFFDGDLLDPNDTPNNQDMEGNEVIDLKIKA
- the Rad60 gene encoding Rad60, isoform F; translation: MSDDDCDIFSAARKRIPEIALPKNPYNLGNDSFSKEVDYDFIEDLPKKSTKTGKRKNPAATRKNPPKSQDDASPPKQAEHKAVEPEEDMRTERSLSPVSLLILEMEKKNGQQSDVEKHAKENDVGPVARRTRSSLNRSEMAPPPVSPTVEVPTQTKPKKRGQKKRTSLTTTTSNSASMEVSLPSINNEHISRRWTLAEVAARSKVVDSIDLVSAVAPRVEGFVNLDSEDEGEKEAPPVVEEENIFDNDNPTIEVALSWLGEIQIYKLRQHQKFKHLFKELASRNGIDENDITVDMYYNFVGPEDTPHSIGLKSFHTLTGHPTKSHNNNNVAAKIDYNPEALCRKPKKFQVKVQADKWKHPLVIPMKKTDNFKIIFIKCAEELNCDPRTIKLFFDGDLLDPNDTPNNQDMEGNEVIDLKIKA